In Sphingopyxis sp. FD7, a single window of DNA contains:
- a CDS encoding sigma factor-like helix-turn-helix DNA-binding protein, protein MSRYTRARRHLLHQYERAVDRIDEADRAIFLGHRVEELSYRQLAERHGVSVVEVEEAMIRSLRFIAQSVDSKNRRWWQFWGR, encoded by the coding sequence GTGAGCCGCTACACGCGCGCGCGGCGCCACCTGCTCCACCAGTATGAGCGCGCCGTCGATCGGATTGACGAGGCCGACCGCGCCATCTTCCTCGGACACCGCGTGGAGGAGCTAAGCTATCGCCAGTTGGCCGAGCGTCACGGCGTTAGCGTCGTAGAAGTCGAGGAAGCGATGATCCGCAGTTTGCGGTTCATCGCCCAATCGGTCGACAGCAAGAACCGTAGGTGGTGGCAATTCTGGGGGCGATAA